CCATTAAATATCGCTTTACCTTCGAATTTCTTGAAAACGGTTTGATTTTTCGAGCAATCGGAACTCACGATATTCTTAACAGGGAATCTCAATAAGGTACACCGCCAGCTGACTTCCGATCTCCGACCACTGCCTTTTCCAGTCCTCCGTTCCTTCTGTTTTCAGTTTCTCCCGCCTCCTGACTTCTGTCTTTATCCTTTAACGCCTTTGCGTGAAACATCATCTCCGTCAATTCAAAACTTAAAATTCAAAATTGCTTTTCGTCAGTGCGTAACCCCTTCCCTCCTCACAACTTTTACAACTGTCATCCACAATATTTTCATGTCAAAAATAAAAGACCTGTTTTTCAGGTAATAATCATCAAACTCAACCTTCACCGGAATCGGCAATTCATCCCTGCCGTTTACCTGCGCCCAGCCGGTGATCCCAGGAATAAGTTTATGTACCCCCTTCCCTGTTCTAAGCTCGATCAGATCATCCTGATTATACAGAGCCGGACGTGGCCCCACAAAACTTATGTCTCCCTTTAAAACACTGTAAAGCTGCGGCAATTCATCCAGGCTGAACTTGCGCAGAAAAGACCCGATCGGTGTAAGGTAAAGATCAGGATTTTTCATGAGATGGGTTGCAACAGCCGGAGTATCAACGCGCATGGTCCGAAACTTGGGCATCCTGAAAATTTTATTATACCGCCCCACCCGATCAGACCAATAAAGCACCGGTCCTTTTGATGTCACTTTCACAAGAACGGCAATGATCAACATTGGCGCACTCAACAAAATAAGCGCCTCAAAAGCCATTATAAAATCAAAAATTCGTTTCATCATGGATCAGTATCTAAGATAAAAATATGTTTTCAAGACTATTAATTGGCCTAAACCCCGTCCCCATCATCTTCCCATTATCGAAAACCAGATCACACGCCAGTTTGTCATAACAGGAATGAATCCACTCCCTTTTACTGGAAAAGAAAATACCCGCAATCCGTGTCGCAAACCAGACAAATGAAAGCGGGACTGAA
This genomic window from Anaerolineae bacterium contains:
- a CDS encoding sugar transferase produces the protein MKRIFDFIMAFEALILLSAPMLIIAVLVKVTSKGPVLYWSDRVGRYNKIFRMPKFRTMRVDTPAVATHLMKNPDLYLTPIGSFLRKFSLDELPQLYSVLKGDISFVGPRPALYNQDDLIELRTGKGVHKLIPGITGWAQVNGRDELPIPVKVEFDDYYLKNRSFIFDMKILWMTVVKVVRREGVTH